Proteins encoded within one genomic window of Bacteroidota bacterium:
- a CDS encoding fibronectin type III domain-containing protein encodes MKLNAEGLIEWDNTIGGDSFDELTAITQTNFGGYIMCGRSVSDISDDKTQNVIGLPGDDNHYDYWVVQINSLGIVEWEKTLGGYESDYATDIIASSDNGYVVAGYSNSGSTGDKIGHDGDHDYWIVKLAADFTCDAPGGIYSDNITTTSAKIFWDAGLDSSKYQINYRPITGGVWQKKNSVMFFKNLTGLSPNTTYEYKIKTICGDVSSPFSALYNFTTFTVKRRRDRYSGFSIYPNPTNNNFVLSAEIAATE; translated from the coding sequence GTGAAGTTAAATGCTGAAGGTTTAATTGAATGGGATAATACCATTGGTGGTGATTCATTTGATGAATTAACTGCAATAACACAAACTAATTTTGGCGGATATATCATGTGTGGCAGATCAGTATCGGATATTTCTGATGATAAAACGCAAAATGTAATTGGTTTACCCGGCGATGATAATCATTATGATTATTGGGTTGTTCAAATTAATTCATTAGGAATTGTTGAATGGGAAAAAACACTGGGTGGATATGAATCTGATTATGCCACTGATATTATTGCAAGTAGCGATAATGGGTATGTTGTTGCAGGTTATTCCAATTCGGGAAGCACGGGCGACAAAATTGGTCACGATGGTGATCATGATTATTGGATTGTAAAATTAGCTGCTGATTTTACCTGCGATGCACCCGGCGGAATTTATAGTGATAATATCACCACAACTTCCGCAAAAATATTTTGGGATGCAGGATTAGATTCTTCTAAATATCAAATAAATTATCGCCCGATTACAGGTGGCGTATGGCAAAAGAAAAATTCAGTCATGTTTTTTAAAAATTTAACCGGCTTGTCACCCAATACAACTTATGAATATAAAATAAAAACCATTTGTGGTGATGTTTCCAGTCCGTTTTCAGCTTTATATAATTTTACCACTTTTACCGTTAAAAGAAGGCGTGACCGATATTCCGGATTTTCTATTTATCCCAATCCAACCAATAATAATTTTGTTTTATCTGCAGAAATAGCTGCCACAGAGTAG
- a CDS encoding HipA N-terminal domain-containing protein translates to MKQIETHINFHNLPYLLSDSLPDDFGNVMMKAWLTQHDLSIDDINPVDRLTYVGIRGMGALEFAPINHKSNHNYKVDVGELLAVAKKYWKNKQATIYSDLDKENLSNILRIVHR, encoded by the coding sequence TTGAAACAAATAGAGACCCATATCAATTTTCATAATTTACCCTATTTACTTTCTGACTCACTACCTGACGATTTTGGTAATGTAATGATGAAGGCTTGGTTAACGCAACATGATTTATCGATTGATGACATAAATCCGGTTGACCGATTAACATATGTTGGTATAAGAGGTATGGGTGCCCTGGAGTTTGCGCCTATTAATCATAAGTCAAACCATAATTATAAAGTTGATGTAGGTGAGTTGTTAGCCGTGGCTAAAAAGTATTGGAAAAATAAACAGGCAACTATTTATAGTGATTTAGATAAAGAAAACCTTTCTAATATTTTAAGAATAGTACATCGGTAG
- a CDS encoding helix-turn-helix domain-containing protein, translating into MCEEVGLSVTTISQIEQGKSTTVESLIRILIRLNRIKILNLYLGLAKIRIKIEI; encoded by the coding sequence TTGTGTGAAGAAGTTGGACTTAGTGTAACAACAATTAGTCAAATTGAACAAGGCAAGTCAACAACCGTTGAAAGCTTGATTCGAATATTGATTCGTCTTAATCGAATAAAGATTTTGAATCTGTATTTAGGGTTGGCGAAAATTCGAATTAAAATTGAAATTTGA